One window from the genome of Pedobacter schmidteae encodes:
- a CDS encoding FecR family protein, giving the protein MDNNEELDKLLAKYSSGTASAEEERFVNQLYDQIQKDRKPLYPEIDYHATKQRIWNKLHPSKKIFNIRTALKYAASIVVLISIASAIFLNYHKNEAQAKLVAIPGKATLTLADGSQVILDNHGTIKNQPGSSVQNLNNRQLLYIADSTIKGNPDAKNIITTPNATQYQVVLPDGTHVWLNSASSLSFPTSFKGLGQRVVNLKGEAYFEVAKDKSHPFIVNSTLQTIQVTGTHFNVSAYPSEPTATTLSEGGVVVTNHNTGKTSTLTPGKKLVTTEKESIVSTVDPTDYTVWKDGYLKFNQTPLDKAIVQLCRHYDVTFQNGSSKLPDKNIDGKFSSTLPLSNIIDAINEVYGTKLTLEERRIINK; this is encoded by the coding sequence ATGGATAACAACGAAGAACTTGACAAATTGTTAGCGAAGTACAGTTCGGGAACTGCCAGTGCGGAAGAAGAACGCTTTGTTAACCAGCTTTACGATCAGATTCAAAAAGATCGTAAACCTTTGTATCCTGAAATTGATTACCACGCGACCAAACAACGTATTTGGAACAAATTACACCCCTCAAAGAAAATATTCAATATCCGAACTGCACTAAAATATGCAGCATCCATTGTTGTTTTAATCTCAATTGCTTCCGCCATTTTTTTAAATTATCACAAAAATGAAGCTCAGGCAAAACTTGTTGCAATACCAGGTAAAGCCACATTAACATTGGCCGACGGCTCTCAAGTAATTTTAGATAATCATGGTACAATCAAAAACCAACCAGGATCTTCGGTACAAAATTTAAACAATAGGCAGTTACTTTACATTGCCGATTCGACAATAAAAGGAAACCCGGATGCAAAGAACATTATTACTACACCAAACGCTACACAGTACCAGGTTGTGCTTCCTGATGGTACCCATGTATGGCTGAATTCGGCTTCATCCTTGAGCTTTCCTACTTCCTTTAAAGGTCTAGGCCAAAGAGTAGTTAATCTAAAAGGTGAAGCCTATTTTGAAGTAGCTAAAGACAAGTCACATCCTTTCATTGTAAATTCCACGCTCCAAACTATTCAAGTCACTGGCACCCATTTCAATGTATCGGCCTACCCGTCAGAACCAACAGCAACTACACTGTCCGAAGGTGGTGTAGTTGTAACAAATCACAACACCGGGAAAACATCTACCCTCACACCCGGTAAAAAACTAGTAACTACTGAGAAAGAATCCATTGTTTCAACAGTTGATCCCACCGATTATACGGTTTGGAAAGATGGCTATTTGAAATTTAATCAAACTCCACTTGACAAGGCAATCGTTCAGCTTTGCAGGCACTACGATGTCACATTCCAAAACGGTTCATCCAAACTACCCGACAAAAACATAGATGGGAAATTCTCATCGACCTTACCGCTCTCTAATATAATTGATGCCATAAATGAAGTCTATGGTACAAAGTTAACATTAGAGGAAAGGAGGATTATAAATAAGTAA
- a CDS encoding RNA polymerase sigma factor — MRGKVNYVNLSDGELVSSYSQGDNLAFAEIYQRYWMQLLNHARRMLRDEALAEDVVQDVFTKLLEKLKQMQVSDSLAGILYYLVRNAVISHIRREKVELNYVEYAKVYENFIANPPDTELIKKELNTALDKEIDLFPPKLREIFLLRRLELSNREIAEKQDISEYTVKNQIKIGLKTLRRKLTLLMQVFVNMIIFLS; from the coding sequence TTGAGGGGGAAAGTAAATTATGTTAACCTAAGCGATGGAGAACTCGTTAGTAGTTATTCCCAAGGAGATAATCTTGCCTTTGCTGAAATATACCAAAGATACTGGATGCAACTATTAAATCACGCCCGAAGAATGCTAAGGGATGAAGCATTAGCCGAGGATGTAGTGCAGGATGTTTTCACAAAACTACTGGAGAAACTAAAGCAGATGCAGGTTAGCGATTCATTGGCAGGTATCTTATATTATCTTGTTCGTAATGCAGTCATCTCACATATTCGGAGAGAAAAGGTTGAATTGAACTACGTTGAGTATGCAAAGGTTTATGAAAATTTTATAGCTAATCCACCTGATACCGAGCTGATCAAAAAAGAATTAAACACAGCCCTCGATAAAGAGATTGACCTATTTCCACCTAAACTCCGTGAAATTTTCCTGCTTCGAAGGCTAGAGTTATCCAATAGGGAGATAGCTGAAAAGCAAGATATAAGCGAGTATACTGTAAAAAATCAAATCAAGATCGGACTTAAAACATTACGAAGGAAACTCACTTTACTCATGCAGGTATTTGTTAATATGATAATATTTTTATCATAG
- a CDS encoding SusC/RagA family TonB-linked outer membrane protein, which produces MNKKNIHAVGILFIKYSKQQPNHLKLILAMKLFIILLAFTTQVSAAFSQKIRVQKTNAKLEDVIKLVCDQSNHAYMFSSDVYKIGKPVTIDIASNDIREVLDAIFKDQPFTYTISKDGTVRVSIRKPEEKKPAPAVEEPDPPVRIKGRVTDMKNQPLIGVNVVIKNSNRGGVTDTNGEFSLLVPFNSNNQEILMFSYIGFEKKEVKITPETTNLFITLLESSEQLRTVVISTGYQKISPEKFVGSAVYVDSTIIKRGTSPDLISRLDGMVNGLLFNKSAGNLRLQVRGVNTIGGGIDIAGRSNYNPLIILDDFPYNGNLNNINPNEIENITILKDAAATSIWGARAANGVLVITSKAGSLNKKTSVNFSSNVMYSQKPDLNYFPRMSSSDFIEVEKFLFGKGFYNFLIGFPQFGVYTPVVETLKQQRLGVITESEANKRIAELGNHNVMDDYKKYVLRNAVNVQNYLNISGGSNNVGYNLSIGSDNNNTSIKGPGSYDRYTINSDLILKPLKPLQITAGINYSNETSLTDGPGYNIIPGGGRTQIYPYARLADENGNPLSIPKDFVKSFIDTVGGGKLLNWNYIPLEENKLVNYRTNTQLFQFNFGGQYNFLSWLNLSLKYQYGKQMVNERQLIDKDAYYARDLVNRYTDPSTLVRAIPIGGILDQAFSNMTNQNFRSQVNINYDWSKVHEITGLMVAEIGTVELKQNGNRIYGYDESNLTYSSTVDYSNYYQQFFGGTAMIPNNLRLVDRSDRFASFLANASYTYAGKYSIYASGRKDGSNILGTRTNNKWKPLWSVGIRWDISDESFYKISWLNNLSFRVSYGYSGNVNNSITALTTISYFPIKNIYDQPMSTISNIANPDLRWEELRTLNFGVNWSMLNRRITGAFDYYRKKAKDLISNVNVDQTVGVPSVTKNAASLKGHGLELQLTTRNLIGKLKWTTTLNHSFARTMVDDFYGTETITPLGASIRKGELFGSLYAYKWAGLDPENGDPRGYLKGEISKNYRAIAVDSASNQAYIGSSFPLYFGNLLNRFGYKNFELSFNIIYRGNYYFRKPSLRYDNLYVGWVGHKDYEKRWKQKGDENSTNVPSMPYPANVQREKFYAFSEANIERGDNIRLQDVRLSYTWGNSRRTKFPIKNAEIYLYANNLNVFIWKATKSGYDPDYLTNVIPPLRNYSLGIRLGL; this is translated from the coding sequence ATGAATAAAAAAAATATTCATGCAGTAGGTATTTTATTCATAAAATATTCAAAGCAACAACCAAATCACTTAAAATTAATTTTGGCCATGAAACTATTCATAATTTTATTGGCTTTTACAACGCAGGTATCGGCTGCATTTTCACAAAAAATCCGTGTCCAGAAAACTAACGCGAAGTTGGAGGATGTGATAAAACTTGTGTGCGATCAATCCAATCATGCGTACATGTTCAGTAGCGACGTTTATAAGATTGGAAAGCCCGTTACCATCGATATTGCTTCAAATGACATCCGCGAGGTTTTAGATGCCATTTTCAAGGATCAGCCTTTTACTTATACCATTTCCAAAGATGGAACAGTGAGGGTCAGTATTCGAAAACCGGAGGAGAAAAAGCCAGCGCCCGCTGTAGAGGAACCCGATCCGCCGGTGCGGATTAAAGGACGTGTGACAGATATGAAAAACCAACCCTTAATTGGTGTCAATGTTGTAATTAAAAATTCTAATAGAGGTGGTGTTACAGACACTAATGGCGAATTTTCATTGTTGGTACCTTTCAATTCAAATAATCAAGAAATTTTGATGTTCTCATACATTGGTTTTGAGAAAAAGGAGGTCAAAATTACGCCTGAAACAACAAATTTATTCATAACATTGCTCGAATCGAGTGAGCAGCTTAGAACAGTAGTTATAAGTACCGGCTACCAAAAAATTTCTCCTGAAAAATTCGTTGGATCTGCTGTATACGTAGATAGTACAATAATAAAAAGAGGTACAAGTCCCGATTTAATCAGCAGGTTGGATGGCATGGTAAATGGTTTGCTATTCAATAAGTCTGCTGGGAATTTGAGATTACAAGTCCGTGGTGTTAACACAATCGGAGGTGGAATAGATATCGCAGGAAGGAGTAATTATAACCCACTGATTATTCTTGATGATTTTCCATATAATGGCAATCTAAACAACATTAATCCTAATGAAATTGAGAATATTACCATTTTGAAGGATGCTGCCGCAACTTCAATCTGGGGCGCACGTGCGGCAAATGGGGTATTGGTAATTACATCAAAGGCTGGATCACTCAATAAAAAAACCTCGGTAAATTTTAGTTCGAATGTAATGTATTCTCAAAAACCAGATCTGAATTACTTCCCAAGAATGTCGAGTTCGGATTTCATTGAAGTAGAAAAATTTCTTTTTGGTAAGGGATTCTATAACTTCTTGATTGGCTTTCCCCAATTCGGAGTCTATACTCCTGTAGTTGAAACATTAAAACAACAGCGTTTAGGAGTTATTACTGAATCAGAGGCTAATAAACGAATCGCGGAATTAGGTAATCATAATGTTATGGATGATTACAAGAAGTATGTTTTGAGAAACGCAGTGAATGTTCAGAATTATTTGAATATATCTGGCGGCTCAAATAATGTTGGATACAATTTATCGATTGGATCTGATAATAATAATACAAGTATAAAGGGGCCAGGAAGCTATGATAGATACACAATCAATTCAGATTTAATCTTAAAACCATTGAAGCCCCTCCAGATTACAGCAGGTATTAATTATTCTAATGAAACATCACTTACAGATGGGCCTGGCTACAATATCATCCCGGGAGGTGGCCGTACTCAAATTTATCCTTATGCCAGACTTGCTGATGAAAATGGAAATCCTCTTTCAATTCCAAAAGACTTTGTAAAATCATTTATTGATACCGTTGGAGGTGGCAAATTATTAAATTGGAATTACATCCCATTGGAGGAGAATAAACTTGTAAATTATAGAACAAACACTCAGCTTTTTCAATTCAATTTTGGAGGGCAATATAATTTTCTATCATGGCTGAACTTAAGTTTAAAATATCAATATGGGAAACAAATGGTTAATGAAAGGCAGCTAATTGATAAAGATGCATATTATGCAAGAGACCTTGTGAACAGGTATACAGACCCATCTACTCTGGTTCGAGCAATTCCAATTGGAGGTATCCTAGATCAAGCCTTTTCAAATATGACCAACCAAAATTTCCGAAGCCAAGTCAATATTAATTACGATTGGAGTAAAGTACATGAAATCACTGGACTGATGGTTGCAGAAATTGGTACTGTCGAATTAAAGCAGAATGGCAATCGTATTTATGGATATGATGAATCAAATTTGACTTATTCTTCAACTGTAGACTATTCAAATTACTATCAACAATTTTTTGGAGGAACTGCCATGATTCCAAATAATTTGAGACTTGTTGATCGAAGTGATCGCTTTGCATCTTTTTTAGCAAACGCTTCTTACACTTACGCTGGTAAATATAGTATTTATGCGAGTGGAAGAAAAGATGGTTCAAACATTCTTGGAACTAGAACGAACAATAAATGGAAGCCTCTCTGGTCTGTTGGTATAAGATGGGACATTTCAGATGAATCATTTTATAAAATTTCATGGCTTAACAACCTATCATTCAGAGTTTCTTATGGATATTCTGGCAACGTTAACAACTCCATAACAGCATTAACAACAATTTCGTACTTCCCTATCAAAAACATTTATGATCAGCCGATGAGCACTATTAGTAATATTGCCAATCCTGATCTTAGGTGGGAGGAATTAAGAACATTGAACTTTGGCGTAAACTGGAGTATGCTAAATAGGCGAATCACTGGAGCGTTCGATTATTATCGCAAGAAGGCAAAGGATTTAATTTCAAATGTAAATGTTGATCAAACAGTTGGAGTGCCTTCTGTTACAAAGAATGCCGCGTCTCTAAAGGGACATGGACTTGAGCTACAATTGACAACGCGAAATTTAATTGGAAAATTGAAATGGACTACTACATTGAATCACTCATTTGCGAGAACTATGGTAGACGATTTCTATGGAACTGAAACCATTACACCATTAGGAGCATCAATTAGGAAAGGTGAATTATTCGGTAGCCTTTACGCATACAAATGGGCCGGACTTGATCCAGAAAATGGTGATCCAAGAGGATACCTAAAGGGTGAAATAAGTAAAAATTATAGGGCTATTGCTGTTGACTCTGCATCAAACCAAGCATATATTGGATCATCTTTCCCGCTGTACTTCGGAAACTTGTTGAACAGATTTGGATACAAGAATTTTGAACTATCGTTTAACATCATCTATAGAGGTAATTATTACTTTAGAAAACCATCATTAAGGTATGATAATCTATATGTAGGTTGGGTAGGACATAAGGACTATGAAAAAAGATGGAAACAAAAAGGTGACGAAAATTCCACTAATGTTCCGTCAATGCCATACCCAGCAAATGTTCAACGAGAGAAGTTTTATGCTTTTTCTGAAGCAAATATTGAGCGCGGTGACAATATACGCCTGCAAGATGTCAGACTTTCATATACATGGGGTAATTCTCGCAGAACGAAATTTCCTATAAAAAACGCAGAGATTTATTTATACGCAAACAATCTCAATGTCTTTATTTGGAAGGCTACCAAGTCGGGTTACGACCCAGACTATTTGACGAACGTAATTCCACCTCTGCGAAATTACTCTTTAGGAATAAGGCTTGGTTTATAA
- a CDS encoding RagB/SusD family nutrient uptake outer membrane protein: MRVYIKKIKVLIFLQGIMAILLFGCKKFLDEKPNKSITTVRNIADLQSILDYNIGTYSSLLSAGTDEYYLTDESWASKSLQDRDAYIWESSTSYLNDWTLAYAQVFTANTVLNELSLLRSNDLKGSEYIKGQALALRSFAFFQLSQLYCPPYSDSSKQLPGLALRLVPDVEVTYPRASVEETYNRMITDLKEAIVLLPNELGANNRATRISVNGLLAKLYLSMRDYKSAGFYANEYLKALNTLTDFNSLDEFADPPIISLNPEIAYMAKCEGAIPLDDALIDTALVNSYDSNDLRKKLFFIDNGDGTYRFKGGYHGELGFAPFCGISTPEMLLISAESYAREGLIANAMDNLNYLLLRRWKAGTFIPRTSATKAEALNLILSERRKELMYKSTRWSDLRRLNLEGYGIELKRTVQGKVYNLLPNDNRWTWLIPNEIMASNRDWKQNKR; the protein is encoded by the coding sequence ATGAGAGTCTATATTAAAAAAATAAAGGTGCTGATTTTCCTTCAAGGAATCATGGCAATACTCCTGTTTGGATGTAAGAAATTTCTAGATGAAAAACCAAACAAAAGTATTACGACAGTTAGAAATATTGCTGATTTGCAATCAATCTTAGATTATAATATTGGGACCTATTCATCTTTGCTATCTGCTGGTACGGATGAATATTACCTTACAGATGAATCTTGGGCGTCTAAAAGTCTTCAAGATCGGGATGCATACATTTGGGAATCTAGTACAAGTTATTTGAACGACTGGACATTAGCGTATGCTCAAGTCTTCACGGCCAATACCGTTTTAAACGAATTAAGTTTATTAAGATCAAATGATCTTAAAGGGAGCGAATATATAAAAGGTCAAGCCCTAGCATTACGATCATTTGCTTTTTTTCAATTATCACAACTTTATTGTCCGCCATATAGTGATTCCTCAAAACAATTACCAGGGCTTGCTTTACGACTTGTGCCTGATGTAGAAGTGACATACCCAAGAGCAAGCGTAGAGGAAACATACAACCGAATGATTACTGATTTAAAAGAAGCAATTGTATTATTACCTAATGAGCTAGGAGCAAATAATAGGGCCACAAGAATTAGTGTTAACGGTTTACTTGCGAAATTATATCTAAGTATGAGGGATTATAAAAGCGCAGGTTTTTATGCAAATGAATACCTGAAAGCGTTAAATACTTTAACTGATTTCAATTCGCTGGATGAATTTGCCGATCCTCCTATTATTTCGCTTAATCCAGAAATAGCATACATGGCAAAATGTGAAGGAGCTATTCCCCTAGATGACGCGCTAATTGATACTGCGTTGGTTAATTCTTATGATTCGAATGATTTAAGAAAAAAATTATTCTTTATAGATAATGGTGATGGTACATATCGATTTAAAGGAGGTTACCATGGTGAATTAGGTTTTGCGCCGTTTTGTGGCATTTCAACCCCTGAAATGCTGCTAATATCAGCAGAGTCATATGCCCGTGAAGGTCTGATAGCAAATGCTATGGATAATTTGAATTATTTGCTATTAAGAAGATGGAAAGCAGGAACTTTTATTCCGAGAACTTCTGCAACAAAAGCAGAGGCTTTAAACTTAATTCTTAGTGAAAGAAGAAAAGAATTGATGTACAAAAGTACAAGGTGGTCGGATTTAAGACGATTGAATTTAGAAGGTTATGGAATTGAATTGAAACGAACTGTTCAAGGTAAGGTATACAACTTATTGCCAAACGATAATCGATGGACTTGGCTAATTCCAAATGAAATAATGGCATCTAATAGAGATTGGAAACAAAATAAAAGATAA
- a CDS encoding RNA polymerase sigma factor — MSDYSKYSDQDLIHHFKNGDEAAFAEIYQRNYILLFNHASRMTQNLQAAEDLVHDTFLIFIEQKATLDEKSSPRYLLFTILQRKIINRFRKIGIEKKFLENKYVTSSVDETDLINEIIKNEEEEMLREGIYRLPKEMRKVYLLKNYSDLSRSEIAKFLGVSENTVKTQIQLGKDYLKRIIGKLLFFIF; from the coding sequence ATGAGTGACTATTCAAAATATAGTGACCAGGATCTCATTCACCATTTCAAAAACGGTGATGAAGCTGCATTTGCTGAAATTTATCAAAGGAATTACATTCTTTTATTTAATCACGCATCAAGGATGACCCAAAATTTACAAGCGGCTGAAGATTTAGTGCATGACACATTTCTAATTTTTATAGAGCAGAAGGCAACTCTTGATGAGAAGAGTTCTCCCCGATATTTGTTGTTTACCATACTTCAACGGAAGATAATTAACCGCTTTAGAAAAATCGGTATCGAGAAGAAATTCCTCGAAAACAAGTATGTAACCTCGTCTGTAGATGAAACTGATCTAATAAATGAGATAATTAAAAATGAAGAGGAAGAGATGCTTAGAGAAGGAATCTACAGGTTACCCAAAGAAATGCGAAAGGTATACCTACTCAAAAATTATTCAGACCTAAGTAGATCTGAGATAGCGAAATTTCTAGGTGTTTCCGAAAACACTGTGAAAACGCAAATTCAGCTCGGAAAGGATTACCTAAAAAGGATAATTGGCAAACTTCTCTTCTTCATTTTTTGA